The Proteiniborus ethanoligenes genome has a segment encoding these proteins:
- a CDS encoding helix-turn-helix domain-containing protein yields the protein MIGLEYILNLYNMQHVELAERLGIRKQNINMWIKGKQNIPKKYIPILEEIFGLKKEYFTKELDEIDKLEIQKEKLKRDLKPVIKKQEQQFMVGEINDIVEVPIYDKEEINTIERSIEKAKLVSRFKETLDVVDNNPYMDTYKLIIELLEKVQHEVIVHKTIEALAHYFEVIPDWVASSPEQDEFEEEIFEVFDDHNF from the coding sequence TTGATAGGATTAGAATATATATTAAACCTTTACAATATGCAGCATGTAGAACTAGCAGAAAGATTAGGCATAAGAAAGCAAAATATAAATATGTGGATTAAAGGCAAGCAAAATATACCAAAAAAATATATACCCATCCTTGAAGAAATATTTGGACTTAAAAAAGAATATTTTACAAAAGAATTAGACGAAATAGATAAGTTAGAAATTCAAAAAGAAAAACTAAAAAGAGATTTAAAACCAGTAATAAAAAAACAAGAACAACAATTTATGGTAGGAGAAATCAATGACATTGTAGAAGTACCTATATATGATAAAGAAGAAATAAACACTATTGAAAGAAGTATAGAAAAGGCAAAACTAGTATCAAGGTTTAAAGAAACTTTAGATGTAGTAGATAACAACCCTTATATGGATACATATAAACTTATCATAGAGCTATTAGAAAAAGTTCAACATGAAGTCATAGTTCATAAAACCATAGAAGCCCTAGCCCATTACTTTGAAGTAATACCAGACTGGGTAGCCAGTAGTCCAGAACAAGATGAATTTGAAGAAGAAATATTTGAAGTATTTGATGACCATAACTTTTAA
- the arcC gene encoding carbamate kinase codes for MEKVVVALGGNALQAPDSLATAEAQLEVIKTTTVYLADIIEEGYNLIVAHGNGPQVGRIVIQNEVADSVTPAMPFDVCGAMSQGMIGYHMQQALGDELRSRGINKPVATIVTQVVVDKDDDAFKNPTKPIGPFYTKEEADKIAEEKGYVMVEDSGRGYRRVVASPTPQRIVEIETVKTLVNNNNIVITVGGGGIPVIEEDGKLSGAAAVIDKDLASQRLAEDTDADILVILTGVPRVAINFGKPDQKELDVVTPEKMRQYAAEGHFAPGSMLPKVIAAIEFAESKPGRKAVIASLDKAKEALKGESGTIIEA; via the coding sequence GTGGAAAAAGTAGTAGTTGCATTAGGAGGAAATGCTTTACAAGCACCAGACAGCCTAGCTACAGCAGAGGCACAGCTGGAGGTAATAAAAACAACAACAGTGTATTTAGCGGATATAATTGAGGAAGGCTATAACCTTATCGTAGCTCACGGTAACGGGCCACAAGTAGGCAGAATAGTTATTCAAAACGAAGTAGCAGACAGTGTAACACCAGCTATGCCATTTGACGTATGTGGAGCTATGAGTCAAGGAATGATAGGATATCATATGCAACAAGCACTAGGGGATGAGCTAAGAAGTAGAGGAATAAACAAGCCAGTAGCTACAATAGTTACGCAGGTAGTAGTAGATAAGGATGACGATGCTTTCAAAAACCCAACAAAGCCAATAGGTCCATTCTATACTAAAGAAGAAGCAGACAAAATAGCAGAAGAAAAAGGCTATGTAATGGTAGAAGACTCAGGTAGAGGATATAGAAGAGTAGTAGCTTCTCCTACACCACAAAGAATAGTTGAAATAGAAACGGTAAAAACTCTAGTAAATAACAACAATATAGTTATAACAGTAGGTGGCGGCGGTATACCAGTAATAGAAGAAGATGGAAAGCTATCAGGTGCAGCTGCAGTTATAGACAAAGACTTAGCATCACAAAGATTAGCGGAAGACACAGATGCAGACATACTAGTTATACTTACAGGAGTACCAAGAGTAGCTATTAACTTTGGCAAACCAGATCAAAAAGAATTAGACGTAGTAACACCAGAGAAAATGAGACAATATGCAGCAGAAGGACACTTTGCACCAGGCAGCATGCTTCCAAAAGTAATAGCAGCCATAGAATTCGCAGAATCAAAACCAGGTAGAAAAGCAGTAATAGCATCACTAGACAAAGCAAAAGAAGCATTAAAAGGTGAGAGTGGAACTATAATAGAGGCGTAG